The genome window GCAAGACTGCGGTCAGTCGCCGCTGGATGGAGCGAATCGCGGAGCGCGATACTCTGACCGTTTCCACCACACTTTCCATCGGCACGCCGAACACTTTATCGTTGGTTACGATGATCATCACATTGCTGACCGCCATCGACAGCGGCAATGACAAACGGATACGGGTGCCTCTGCCTTTTTCGCTGTCCAATGTAACGATGCCGCCGATCTTTTCCACGGTGCTGCGCACCACGTCCATGCCGACGCCGCGCCCCGATAGATCGGACACTACGGCAGCGGTGGAAAAACCGGCGGCAAACACCAGGTTAACGGCCTCCCGATCGGTGATACGCTCCAGCATGGCCTCATCTATCAGGCCGTTTTCATAGGCTTTGCGCTTGATAATGTCCGGATCGATGCCTTTGCCGTCGTCGGCTATATCTATCAGCACACGATCCGATTCCTGACTGGCGCATATACTCAAGCGTCCGGCCGCCGGCTTGCCGGCGGCGCGGCGTTGACCCGGCGGCTCCAGACCATGATCCAGACTGTTGCGTACGATATGAATCAGGGGGTCGGCCAAGGCTTCGATAATGTTCTTATCCGCCTCGGTATCCTCTCCTGCCAGCACCAGGTTGACTTCCTTGCCTAGTTTCCTTGATGTGTCGCGTACCAGACGCGGGAATCGTTGAAAAATAAATGATACCGGCATCATGCGTATCTGCATGATGGCATCCTGCATTTCTTCGGCGATACGGTTGACCACGGCGTATTGCGCCTTGATTTCGCGCGCAAGCTCGCTTGCTCCGTATTGCGCTTCGGCACGATTGGCGAGATAAGGCAAACTGTTTTTGGCTACCACCATTTCGCCGATCAAACTCATTAGCCGATCAATTTTTCCCTGATCTACCTTGAGCGTTCTCGCGACGGCATAGCTGTCCTCGGCGCGGCGCCCGAACTTGATCTCCACGTCAGGATGAGACGCCGTACTTACGGAAGGCTCTTCGTACGCAGGCGCTGTATTATCCGGTGTTTCCGGTAGCGGCTGCCCCGTAAATCCGGCTGAACTGCATTCGGACGTACGAAGAGCGGCGCGCAGCCCCGATGCCCTGGGGAGCGGGGGAACTTCCCTGCAGGTTTGACTGTTTTTCTCTTTCTCCGGCAATTCGGGCAGGAATTCATCCAGCCAAGTTTGCAAAGGCAGCGCTTTGACCTCGGTCAAGGCAAGCGCCAGCGACTTTTCCAAACTTGCCAGTAATTCCTTTCTTCCCGTCGCGCGCAAACAAGCCGCCAAAGTGGCCGCGACTGACTGCAAGCGTCCAGGCAACCACGCGTCGTTATCCGGTAAACTCAATATTTCGCGCTGAGACTGAACGATGGCACGGAAACCGTCGACATCGGATTCCGAACCCGGTACGCCGTTGTTATCGTCATGAGGCGCGGCCAGGACCAGGGCTGGTATGGCAGTTATGCCGACTTGTTCGGGAATATAGCGGAACAGCTCATGCAATATGGCAGGTTCAGCCGCGGTCAGCGCCCGAAAAACAAGCTGGCAACGATATGCATCCAACTCTGCCAGAGGCGGCATTGCCTGCGCAGAGGCGATGCCGCCCCAAACGGTTTCCGGGATTTGCAGCATCAGGAATAACGGGTCTTCGCCTTTGAAAAAGCAGTCTGCTTCCGGGGTATACTCCAGCCACGACAGGGGCGAGCCTGCCATGACATCGCGGTAAAGCCGCATGCGCAGGGCTGCAGGCAGTTCGCTTAAGGCCAGGGAAAGCGACGCGCTGATTGCGGCGGTTTTTGCTGGACCCGGGACCGATTCGACGGATTTGACTTCGCCGCTATCGCCCATCAATTGTTGCAGCGATTTGGCCAGATGCGCCGAGTAATCGGCGTGTGCGGCGCTGCTGCTTCCCGTTGCCTCGATTTCGTCCATCAACAGGCCGACGAAATCCATGGTCTCCAGCAAGCGGTCCGCCAGGGACTCGGAATAGGCCACGCGTCCATCGCGCACCGTATCCAGCAAGTCTTCGCCGGCATGCAGCACCCGTGTCATTTCCGGGAACTCGAACAGACCGCTGCCGCCTTTCAGCGTATGCACCAGACGAAACAGTTCTTTCATCAGTTCCGGGCTGCCGGGGCTAGTCTCAAGCTGTAAAAGTTTTTCACCGATGCCTTGCAACAAGTCGCGCGCCTCGGAAATAAATTGTTCCAGTAAAGGAGTCATGGACGCACCTTGCCAATATATATTTCGCCCAGCAGCAAGCATGCGTGCGACAACAGTTGCGCCGGTTTGACCGGTTTGAGCAAATAAAGGTTGGCGCCCGCAATAAAAGCCCGGATTCGATCTTTGGCTGAGGCTTCGGCGGAAACCATAATCGCCGGCGCCTGCGGCATACCGCGGCTGCGCAGATCCTTAAGGAGACCATAACCATCCAGCTTGGACATGTTCACATCGACGATATACAGGTCGAACGGCGCTCGCAGGGTCTTTTCCAATGCTTCGATACCGTTGACGGCCTCTTCTACAGCAAAACAGGCTGATTCGAGGATCTTGCGATGGTAGAGGCGAACCGTGGCCGCATCATCGACAATGAGGATGCGCTTCATATATCCTGCCGGGGCTTTTGGTAGACTATGGCTTCGGGAAATTTACGTACCCGAAACAGCGAGGACGTGCGGCTCATGGATTCCGAATGACCGAGACAAATAAAACCGCCCGGATTAAGCGCATCGAAAAAGGTTTCGGCCGCCAGATGGCGCGATAAGTTATCGAAATAAATCAAAAGGTTTCGACAAAAAATAATATCGAAGTTGCGATAAGCCCGTACATCGGAGGTATCCATCAGATTGACGCGGGTGAACTCCACGGATTGCTTGATATCCTCATTAATTTTGTAATTGCAGCCGATCGGAGTGAAATATTTTGTCAACAGGTACGGCGGCAGGTGCTGCACCGAGCGGGGAGAGTAGACTCCACGCCGTGCCAGGCTGATAATCCGGGTATCGATGTCCGAGGAAAGAACTTCCACATCCCAAAGATGAATGCCCGGCCAGTATTCCAGCAGGTAAATCACAATCGAATAGGCCTCTTCGCCCGATGAAGAAGGTATCGACCAGATGCGTAGCGGAGAGTTGTTTGTTTTGTACTGAACGATTTCCCCCAGCAGGCCGGTGACCATGCACTGGAATTGGTATTCTTCACGAAAAAAATAGGTCTCATTAACCGTCATCAGGTTAATCAATGCCTGTAGCTCTTCGCCGCCAGTCTCAAAGCGCAGCAGGACAAAGTAGCTGCGGAAGCTTTCCGAACCGGTCGCATCAATACGCTCCAGCAGGCGCTTATCGACAAAGTAACGTTTGCAGTCTTCGAAATAGATGCCGGATTTGCGATAAAAATATTCACGGAACTTCAGAAAGTCCTCTTCGCAGATCGTCATGCCCGTCTTGTTAGCGGCTGCGGTCTTCATTGAGGCGCTTCAGGGCTAGATCGGTCACGAATGCAATATAGGGTTCTTCCGGAAAACGTAACGGAAGGCGTTCCAGCGCTGTCCTGGAAATTTCGGAAGCAAGCTCGCTGAGCAAATCTGCCGCCGTCGCGCAGACATTGACATGCGGATCGTGCTCTATCACGGCCTTCAGCCAGACCTCCACCCGGGGATGGCGCAACGATTCGAGAATACTCACTGCGAAGATACGTACATCGGGATCGTTGTCGGAGAGCAGCGTGTCCATGATGGGCGCGACTTCCGCCGGTAATTCCTTCATCGCCTCCATGGCCGCGTTGCGCAAGGCGACGTCTTCACTGCGCAGACATTCCACCAGTCCATCCACGGCCTCCTTATCGCCCAGACGCGTCAGCGCGGTAAGGATGGCGTTGCGTACGGCGGCATTGGGCTCGCGTTTCAGTCTGGCCGCCAGAGCGCCGCCGGCAGCCGGAAATTCCGCCAGATCGCGCACAGCCCAGCGTCTGATCACCTCATCGCCGCTGTTCAGCGCTGCCGTCAAACCATCGAAATCTCTCGGTCGTTGCCGTTTATCTTCTCCGCTAATTTGTGGTGCTTGCTGCTTTATTATGGGCATATATCATCCCGTAGGCCTATTTGACCCAGCTAATAATCTGATTGGCGATCTTGTCCGCGCTCAGTACGATGGACGCCCCCCCGCGTTTGATCAATTCTGCGGGCATGCCGAATACCACGGCGCTTTCCTCCGACTCGGCGATGGTGCGTCCGCCGCGTTTTTTGATCTCGGCAAAAGCATCGGCGCCGTCATAGCCCATGCCGGTAAGCATTACCGCTACGACGCGCGCCGGGTCCCAGTGTTCCAAAGCCGAACGCCCCATCAGTTCCACCGAAGGATGCCATAGAAAATCCTTGCTTTCCGGCATGGCCAATACCGTGACGCAGGCGCCGCGTCGCGTCAGCACCAGGTCCGCACCGCCCTTGCCGATGTAAATGGCGCCCGCTTCAAGCGGCATGGCGCGCGCGGCCTCTATCACCCGCAATGGACACAGCTCGTTCATACGCACGGCAAACGGCAGGGTAAAACTGGCCGGCATATGTTGGGCTACCAGTACCGGCCATGGGAGATCCGCCGGCAGTAAAGGCAGGATATCCTCCAATGTGCGCGGCCCGCCGGTGGATACGCCGATGATGACCACGCACTCGCCGGCAATACCGCGCCGCACGATTGCCGGACACGGCGGCTTTTGTTGTGTGCGTTCGTCCTTGATGCGCGAAGCGAGCCCTCGTGCGGTTTTCGGCCTGGCGCGTGACGCCGTGCGAACTTTGCTTATTAATTCTCTGCGAATCAGGTCGATGGAGAGCGAAATGGTGCCCTCCGGCTTGCCCACGTAATCCACCGCCCCCAAAGCCAGCGCCTCGAATGTAGCCAGAGCGCCTTTTTCCGTCAACGACGACACCATGACCACCGGCACCAGCCGTTGCGCCATGATCAGCGACAACGCGGTCAGGCCATCCATTTCCGGCATGTTGATGTCCAAAGCCACCACATCCGGTTTGAAAAAAGTGTTTTCTTCGACCGCTTCCTTGCCGTTACGCGCCAGACGAATTTCGAAACCGCCCTCGGCCTCGAATAGCGCGATCAGCTGGCGGCGCATCAACGCCGAGTCATCGACTATGAGCAGTTTAATCAAGGCAGTGGCCGTTTACTGCGTCAACGCCGCCAGTCCTTGCAGTTCCCGGCCTTCCATCAGGCGGGAAGGATCGATCAACTGGATGATGCGCTTCTGTTTTTCCAGGTTGGCGATGCGCGCGATCACGCGCGCCTGCTCTCCGGAAAGCCGCGGCGACGCTTCGATGGCGTTTTTGGGAATTTTCAGCACTTCGGTGACTGAATCGACGATGAAACCGGTGCGCACGCCGTCGAACCGGTACACCATGATGCGCTGATGATCGTTGCGCTCCGCCGCCTCCAATCCCAGGCGCAGGCGCTGGTCGATAACCGGCAACACGGCTCCGCGCAGGTTAATGACGCCCTCGACGAACTCAGGCGCCTTGGGAACACGGGTGAGTTCGTCGGGCACCCGCACGATTTCCTGTACGCTGTCGATCGGCACGCCAAACTCTTCCTTGCCGAGCCGGAACACCACCATCTGTTCATCGTCTTCCATGCCATCATCCTGCGGGTTGCCGCTTGCATTCAGCGCGTTTTCGTCCTGCATTTTCTCCACAACGCTCAAGACCTCCCTGATGGCCGAATGGCGGAACATGTTGCCTACGGATATGATCGATACCAGACGCCTGCCTTCATCCAACCGGCAAATTTCGCTGATGTCGGCCGACTCGCCGTCGCGGGCAAACAGACCGGGCATGGCGTCGACATGCGCCTTGGCTACGCGCAGTACTTCATTAACGCTGTCCATGACTATCCCGATTGAGGCCGCTCCCAGGGAAACCACGACGATACGGCTGCGTTCATCGACGTCCTGCGGCGGCAACGCAAACATGTGGCGCAAACTGACCAGCGGCAGCAGCCGGTTTCTGAGCGTCATCACTCCCAGTACATGCGCTTCGGAGTGCGGTACATGAATGATATGCTCAGGTACCTGCACGATTTCCTGCACATCGTCGATAGTAATGGCATATTCCTGCCCGGCGACGACAAAACTCACCAGTTGCAGTTCGTCGCCCGCTTTTTCCTCTTTTTTTGCCGTTTCGCTGCGAGTGCTCGCCAACCCGTTCACGCCGGCACGGGATAGCGCGGCAATTTCGGTGAATTCACAGGCTATCAGTTTGGCGAAGTCCAGCACCATAATCATCGCGTGTCCGCCGACATCCTTCAGCAATCCAGCCAGGAAATCGGTATTGACTGTACCGCTAATAGCGCCGACGTCCTCTATCTTGCCGGACTCGGCCGCGACCACGCTGGCGACGCGATCCACCACAAAACCCAGCGGTTGCCCCAGGTCGATGACTACTGCGCGCGTGGAATCGTCGTATTCACGCTCGGGAAAGCCGAAAATGCGGCGTAGCGAAATGATCGGCAGCACCTTGCCGCGCAGGTTGGCAAGGCCTTCCAGAGTAGGCGGCGCCAGCGGCACGCACACCACTTCGGGTACGCGGATGATTTCCTGTACCGGCGCCATATCCACGGCAAACACTTCATCGCCGACAACAAAAGTGACGAACTGGCAGATGTTGGTTTCCAGCGCCTGACGGATATCTTGCTCCGGTAGGATACTATCCTGTGGCTGTTCCAGCGTTTCGGTAGTCATACAACCTCCAAGGGATCAGTGGCGGATATTCAGGCGCTTTGCAGTTCATCGGCGAGCGAGGCGATTTCTTCGATGGCGGCCGCAAGTTCTTCAGCTCCCTTGGATTGCTGCGTGGCGGCGGCACCTGCTTCCGTAGCCGCTTTATCGGCTTCCTGGGCGGCAGCGGAAATCTGATCCACACCCGTTTTTACCTGCCCCAGGGCCACCGCCACTTCGTTGGCAACGTCCAGGATACCCTGAGCGCCTTTTTCCACGTCAGCGACATCGGTTTCAATGGTTACCAACGCCGCAGTGCTGAACCTGGCCTTTTCCACCGAATCCAACGCAGCAGCCACGATTTCATCAAGATCGCGGCTCACCACGCCGATCTGGTCCTGCACCGCCTTGACCAAATCCTTGATATGCTCGGCATTTTCCGCGGAATCGTGAGCCAGGTTGCGAATGTCGGTGGCCACCACCACGAAACCCTTGCCAAACTCGCCGGCGCGCGCGGCTTCGATGGAGCCGTTGACCGCCAGCATGTTGGTCTGTATCGATACGGTGGCGATGGCGTCAACGATCTTGTCGATGCGCCGCGACACCAGCTCCAGATTCTTGACCCGCTTGATGCTGCCCGTGGAAGCATCGGCCGAAGCGCTGATGCCGCTGATCAATGCATTGATGGATGTCTTGTTGATATCGAGC of Candidatus Methylospira mobilis contains these proteins:
- a CDS encoding chemotaxis protein CheW, which encodes MTTETLEQPQDSILPEQDIRQALETNICQFVTFVVGDEVFAVDMAPVQEIIRVPEVVCVPLAPPTLEGLANLRGKVLPIISLRRIFGFPEREYDDSTRAVVIDLGQPLGFVVDRVASVVAAESGKIEDVGAISGTVNTDFLAGLLKDVGGHAMIMVLDFAKLIACEFTEIAALSRAGVNGLASTRSETAKKEEKAGDELQLVSFVVAGQEYAITIDDVQEIVQVPEHIIHVPHSEAHVLGVMTLRNRLLPLVSLRHMFALPPQDVDERSRIVVVSLGAASIGIVMDSVNEVLRVAKAHVDAMPGLFARDGESADISEICRLDEGRRLVSIISVGNMFRHSAIREVLSVVEKMQDENALNASGNPQDDGMEDDEQMVVFRLGKEEFGVPIDSVQEIVRVPDELTRVPKAPEFVEGVINLRGAVLPVIDQRLRLGLEAAERNDHQRIMVYRFDGVRTGFIVDSVTEVLKIPKNAIEASPRLSGEQARVIARIANLEKQKRIIQLIDPSRLMEGRELQGLAALTQ
- a CDS encoding HEAT repeat domain-containing protein, with amino-acid sequence MPIIKQQAPQISGEDKRQRPRDFDGLTAALNSGDEVIRRWAVRDLAEFPAAGGALAARLKREPNAAVRNAILTALTRLGDKEAVDGLVECLRSEDVALRNAAMEAMKELPAEVAPIMDTLLSDNDPDVRIFAVSILESLRHPRVEVWLKAVIEHDPHVNVCATAADLLSELASEISRTALERLPLRFPEEPYIAFVTDLALKRLNEDRSR
- a CDS encoding chemotaxis protein CheA, with translation MTPLLEQFISEARDLLQGIGEKLLQLETSPGSPELMKELFRLVHTLKGGSGLFEFPEMTRVLHAGEDLLDTVRDGRVAYSESLADRLLETMDFVGLLMDEIEATGSSSAAHADYSAHLAKSLQQLMGDSGEVKSVESVPGPAKTAAISASLSLALSELPAALRMRLYRDVMAGSPLSWLEYTPEADCFFKGEDPLFLMLQIPETVWGGIASAQAMPPLAELDAYRCQLVFRALTAAEPAILHELFRYIPEQVGITAIPALVLAAPHDDNNGVPGSESDVDGFRAIVQSQREILSLPDNDAWLPGRLQSVAATLAACLRATGRKELLASLEKSLALALTEVKALPLQTWLDEFLPELPEKEKNSQTCREVPPLPRASGLRAALRTSECSSAGFTGQPLPETPDNTAPAYEEPSVSTASHPDVEIKFGRRAEDSYAVARTLKVDQGKIDRLMSLIGEMVVAKNSLPYLANRAEAQYGASELAREIKAQYAVVNRIAEEMQDAIMQIRMMPVSFIFQRFPRLVRDTSRKLGKEVNLVLAGEDTEADKNIIEALADPLIHIVRNSLDHGLEPPGQRRAAGKPAAGRLSICASQESDRVLIDIADDGKGIDPDIIKRKAYENGLIDEAMLERITDREAVNLVFAAGFSTAAVVSDLSGRGVGMDVVRSTVEKIGGIVTLDSEKGRGTRIRLSLPLSMAVSNVMIIVTNDKVFGVPMESVVETVRVSRSAIRSIQRRLTAVLRERIIPLLSLNDLLALNVPQRANEDGELAVMVVRVHDDLIGVIVDDFRETVDIILKPLTGILGGLPGYAGSALLGDGSVLMVLNFRELI
- a CDS encoding response regulator; amino-acid sequence: MKRILIVDDAATVRLYHRKILESACFAVEEAVNGIEALEKTLRAPFDLYIVDVNMSKLDGYGLLKDLRSRGMPQAPAIMVSAEASAKDRIRAFIAGANLYLLKPVKPAQLLSHACLLLGEIYIGKVRP
- the cheB gene encoding chemotaxis-specific protein-glutamate methyltransferase CheB; translation: MIKLLIVDDSALMRRQLIALFEAEGGFEIRLARNGKEAVEENTFFKPDVVALDINMPEMDGLTALSLIMAQRLVPVVMVSSLTEKGALATFEALALGAVDYVGKPEGTISLSIDLIRRELISKVRTASRARPKTARGLASRIKDERTQQKPPCPAIVRRGIAGECVVIIGVSTGGPRTLEDILPLLPADLPWPVLVAQHMPASFTLPFAVRMNELCPLRVIEAARAMPLEAGAIYIGKGGADLVLTRRGACVTVLAMPESKDFLWHPSVELMGRSALEHWDPARVVAVMLTGMGYDGADAFAEIKKRGGRTIAESEESAVVFGMPAELIKRGGASIVLSADKIANQIISWVK
- a CDS encoding CheR family methyltransferase, translated to MKTAAANKTGMTICEEDFLKFREYFYRKSGIYFEDCKRYFVDKRLLERIDATGSESFRSYFVLLRFETGGEELQALINLMTVNETYFFREEYQFQCMVTGLLGEIVQYKTNNSPLRIWSIPSSSGEEAYSIVIYLLEYWPGIHLWDVEVLSSDIDTRIISLARRGVYSPRSVQHLPPYLLTKYFTPIGCNYKINEDIKQSVEFTRVNLMDTSDVRAYRNFDIIFCRNLLIYFDNLSRHLAAETFFDALNPGGFICLGHSESMSRTSSLFRVRKFPEAIVYQKPRQDI